In Pleurocapsa sp. PCC 7319, the following are encoded in one genomic region:
- the hisG gene encoding ATP phosphoribosyltransferase, whose amino-acid sequence MITIALPKGALLKDSINLFLQLGLDFSAFLDKSNRQLQITDPTDTARALLVRAQDVPVYVEYGQAQLGIVGYDVLREKQPEVANLIDLEFGYCRLSVAVPASSSYRRSVELPPHGRVASKFVNCAKEHFDSIDLPVEIVPLSGSVELGPITGMSEAIVDLVSTGKTLKENGLVEIDILYESSARLIAHPLSYRLNRDNLNDLVAKFKNLKP is encoded by the coding sequence ATGATTACAATTGCCTTACCAAAGGGCGCATTATTAAAAGACAGTATCAATTTATTTCTTCAATTGGGATTAGATTTTAGTGCTTTTTTGGATAAATCTAATCGCCAACTGCAAATTACCGATCCAACTGACACAGCTAGGGCATTATTAGTCAGAGCTCAGGATGTGCCTGTATACGTTGAATACGGACAAGCACAATTAGGCATAGTTGGTTATGATGTTTTGCGCGAGAAACAACCAGAAGTTGCCAATTTGATCGATCTCGAATTTGGCTATTGTCGTCTCTCAGTAGCAGTGCCTGCCAGTAGTTCATATCGACGTTCAGTTGAATTGCCTCCTCATGGGAGAGTTGCTTCTAAGTTTGTCAATTGTGCCAAAGAACATTTTGATAGTATTGATTTGCCAGTGGAAATTGTCCCCCTATCTGGTTCTGTAGAATTGGGTCCCATTACAGGAATGTCTGAGGCGATCGTCGACCTAGTCTCTACAGGCAAAACTCTCAAAGAAAATGGCTTAGTTGAAATCGACATACTTTATGAAAGTAGTGCTAGATTAATAGCCCACCCTCTAAGCTATCGTTTAAATCGCGATAACCTTAACGATTTAGTAGCTAAATTTAAAAACTTAAAGCCCTAG
- a CDS encoding DUF2267 domain-containing protein, with product MTIALRDDVMYILLKKINEEDGKGKHSVDFQATDFTGRNMTVSSFLGHLDYLNQKQYINADFSGNAYANQEDVPDLVDAEAVDFRVANTLGAPNGPLPHLIKFKRAELTEKGKKMLERMEENPPAALREGVSTPIIDSYTPFLEKVALKAELPDIFDARDLTTIVYRTMRDLMNTETSKEVESELKKEAEEDAKNKRLQDSIADLWRDDNPLVAWLSDIRPPLKFDADTFIFRIEKEGGLPRGTTGKKVINAVFSATKEELSEDKIKKVAEFLPGTIREMWETA from the coding sequence ATGACTATAGCTTTAAGAGATGATGTTATGTACATCTTGCTCAAAAAGATTAATGAGGAAGATGGTAAAGGTAAACATTCAGTTGATTTTCAAGCTACTGATTTTACTGGGAGAAATATGACCGTCTCAAGCTTTTTAGGTCATTTAGACTATCTCAATCAAAAGCAATATATTAATGCAGACTTTTCTGGTAATGCCTATGCCAATCAAGAAGATGTTCCCGATTTAGTCGATGCAGAAGCAGTAGACTTTCGCGTTGCCAATACCTTGGGTGCACCTAATGGTCCTTTACCCCACTTAATCAAGTTTAAAAGGGCAGAGTTAACTGAAAAGGGTAAGAAAATGCTAGAGAGAATGGAGGAAAATCCCCCTGCTGCTTTAAGGGAAGGTGTTTCTACTCCTATCATTGATAGCTATACACCATTTTTAGAAAAGGTAGCTCTCAAGGCGGAATTACCAGATATTTTCGATGCTAGAGATTTAACTACCATTGTCTATCGCACCATGCGCGATTTGATGAATACCGAAACATCTAAGGAAGTTGAATCGGAACTAAAGAAGGAGGCTGAAGAAGATGCCAAAAATAAGAGATTACAAGATTCAATCGCTGATCTCTGGCGTGATGATAATCCTTTAGTTGCATGGTTAAGCGATATTCGTCCCCCTTTAAAATTTGATGCCGATACTTTTATTTTTCGCATTGAAAAAGAGGGAGGTCTTCCCCGTGGTACGACTGGCAAAAAAGTAATTAACGCTGTTTTTTCTGCTACGAAAGAAGAATTATCTGAAGACAAGATTAAAAAAGTTGCCGAATTTTTACCAGGAACAATTCGAGAAATGTGGGAAACAGCATAA
- a CDS encoding phenylpyruvate tautomerase MIF-related protein, with translation MPLIKVQSSVSQPKKEQVESLLTSLSANLAKHLGKPESYVMTAFESDVPMTFSGTFDPVCYVEIKSVGNMSSSQTKAMSQDFCSQISQKLDVPANRIYIEFADAKGYMWGWNESTFG, from the coding sequence ATGCCTTTGATCAAAGTTCAATCTTCTGTCTCTCAACCGAAAAAGGAACAAGTTGAAAGTTTGCTTACAAGCTTGTCTGCTAACTTAGCTAAGCACCTGGGTAAACCAGAGTCTTATGTCATGACTGCTTTTGAGTCTGATGTCCCCATGACCTTTTCTGGTACATTCGATCCTGTTTGCTATGTAGAAATTAAAAGCGTTGGTAACATGAGTTCATCTCAGACCAAAGCAATGAGTCAAGATTTTTGTAGTCAGATTAGCCAAAAACTAGATGTCCCTGCTAATCGTATCTATATTGAGTTTGCTGATGCCAAAGGATATATGTGGGGCTGGAATGAGTCTACTTTTGGCTAA
- a CDS encoding phosphomannomutase/phosphoglucomutase — MNSIDWKKLQNGSDIRGVALEGVTDETVNLTPNVAKTLGNAFAQWLSQQAKKSTTELTIAIGRDSRLSGETLSQSVIEGIAIAGCQVYNFEIASTPAMFMSTVTSGFMCDGAIMLTASHLPFNRNGLKFFTPQGGLGKPDITNILSIAEAGNLKTSDTEGESSNHNFIAIYAAKLVETIRQGVNHPDNFEQPLTGLKIVVDAGNGAGGFYVDQVLKPLGADTTGSQFLDPDGMFPNHIPNPENKEAMASICQAVIEHQADFGIIFDTDVDRVAAVDHQGHELNRNRMIALISAIVLQEHPGSTIVTDSITSDGLTQFIEQNLGGKHHRFKRGYKNVINESIRLNNAGSESWLAIETSGHGAMKENYFLDDGAYLATKLLAELAKSKLQGKLLTDLISDLQEPVESEEFRLKIQVEDFKAYGNDVIAELETFARSQDDWQIVPNNYEGVRISCQSSTEDGWFLLRLSLHDPVIPLNIESNVNQGVSKIVQRLLAFFRDFEALDLSSLNCSD, encoded by the coding sequence ATGAATAGTATCGACTGGAAGAAGCTACAAAATGGCTCTGATATACGAGGAGTGGCTCTGGAGGGAGTTACCGATGAAACAGTTAATCTAACTCCTAATGTAGCTAAAACTTTAGGCAATGCTTTTGCCCAGTGGCTTAGTCAACAAGCCAAAAAATCTACCACAGAATTAACTATTGCTATTGGACGAGATAGTCGCTTATCGGGAGAAACCTTAAGCCAGTCAGTAATTGAAGGAATTGCGATCGCTGGTTGCCAAGTCTACAATTTTGAAATTGCTTCGACTCCTGCCATGTTTATGAGTACAGTTACCTCAGGGTTTATGTGTGACGGAGCAATTATGCTTACTGCCAGTCATTTACCCTTTAATCGGAATGGCTTAAAGTTTTTTACACCCCAAGGAGGTCTAGGCAAACCAGACATTACAAACATTTTGTCTATAGCTGAGGCAGGAAACTTAAAAACTAGTGATACTGAGGGAGAAAGCAGCAATCACAATTTTATTGCTATCTATGCCGCCAAATTAGTCGAAACTATTCGCCAAGGGGTTAATCATCCCGATAACTTTGAGCAACCCTTAACAGGTTTAAAAATAGTGGTCGATGCGGGAAATGGTGCTGGGGGCTTTTATGTTGATCAGGTTCTTAAGCCATTGGGTGCAGATACTACAGGTAGTCAATTTCTCGATCCTGACGGAATGTTCCCCAATCATATTCCCAACCCGGAAAATAAAGAGGCAATGGCTTCAATTTGCCAGGCAGTTATTGAGCATCAAGCTGATTTTGGCATTATTTTTGATACTGATGTTGATCGTGTTGCAGCAGTCGATCATCAAGGTCATGAACTAAATCGTAACCGCATGATTGCTCTAATTTCGGCAATAGTTTTACAAGAACATCCAGGCTCTACTATCGTTACAGACTCGATTACTTCCGATGGTTTAACCCAATTTATTGAGCAAAATTTAGGGGGTAAACATCATCGCTTTAAACGAGGTTATAAAAATGTCATCAATGAATCTATCAGACTGAATAATGCTGGGTCAGAATCTTGGCTGGCGATCGAAACCTCTGGACATGGAGCAATGAAGGAAAATTATTTTCTGGATGATGGAGCTTATTTAGCAACCAAGTTATTAGCTGAATTGGCTAAATCCAAATTACAGGGGAAGTTGTTGACGGATCTCATCAGTGATTTGCAAGAGCCAGTGGAAAGCGAAGAATTTCGATTAAAAATCCAGGTAGAAGATTTTAAAGCATACGGCAATGATGTTATTGCCGAGTTAGAAACTTTTGCTCGTAGCCAAGATGATTGGCAAATTGTTCCTAATAATTATGAAGGGGTGAGAATCTCTTGTCAGTCGTCCACAGAAGATGGCTGGTTTCTATTGCGTTTGTCCCTTCACGATCCAGTAATTCCGTTAAATATTGAGTCTAATGTTAATCAGGGGGTCAGTAAAATAGTTCAGAGGTTACTGGCGTTTTTTCGAGATTTTGAAGCTTTGGATTTATCATCTTTAAATTGCTCTGATTGA
- a CDS encoding YqeG family HAD IIIA-type phosphatase, with amino-acid sequence MFTPIITLLQPNLVLGGTIFALTPQILKENSISGLILDVDETLVPFNQREASLELQQWIAEIRQTTPIWLVSNNISQSRIGNIAESVDLPFISAAKKPSRRKLRAAAAAMSLPVEKVAMVGDRLFTDVLAGNRLGMFTILVEPIIDPLIAFRSHPIRDFEIWFSKQIGVSLIAESDDATKSNNS; translated from the coding sequence ATGTTTACGCCCATTATTACCTTGCTACAGCCGAATTTGGTTCTAGGAGGTACTATTTTTGCTTTAACACCTCAAATACTTAAGGAAAACTCGATTAGCGGGCTGATATTAGATGTCGACGAAACATTAGTTCCGTTTAATCAACGAGAAGCTTCTTTAGAACTGCAGCAGTGGATTGCAGAAATCAGACAAACTACTCCTATTTGGCTAGTTAGCAACAATATTAGTCAATCTCGTATTGGCAATATTGCTGAATCTGTTGATTTACCTTTTATTTCAGCCGCGAAAAAACCTTCTCGTCGCAAACTAAGAGCCGCTGCTGCGGCAATGAGCTTACCCGTGGAAAAGGTGGCAATGGTGGGCGATCGCTTATTTACAGATGTCTTAGCTGGTAATCGTTTAGGAATGTTTACGATTTTGGTAGAACCAATAATCGATCCTTTGATTGCCTTTCGTTCTCATCCAATTCGGGATTTTGAAATCTGGTTCTCAAAGCAAATAGGAGTATCTTTGATAGCAGAATCTGATGACGCAACAAAAAGTAATAACTCTTGA
- a CDS encoding ABC transporter ATP-binding protein has translation MTIASPNPKTKSQNRENDWRLFLKLIPYTRKSRGTLVICLILLVPLAIAGSVQPLIIGQAISLMREEPTWFFLNGVSLAQGINLLAGLLLLTILIRLMFASVQGYLVQKIGQEITAEVRQDLFTHVTSLASSFFDRTPVGKLITRIASDVEALGNVFASGAIGVVSDFVSIVAIVVTIYLVNWKLASILVFMLIPVTALIIYFQQQYRKANYKAREELSKLNSMLQENIAGINIVQLFRREKYNSEMYRSINERYRLEIDKTIFHDSAVSATLEWIALVAIAAVLWLGGILVLQDSMTYGALSAFILYSQRLFNPLRQFADKFTMFQSGFTAIERITELLSEPIEIRDKVISVADGHRSLLTEQVDNSVTAKAQTGEIRFEDVWFGYKPDEYVLKALDFTINPGEKVALVGPTGAGKSSIIRLLCRLYEPSKGRILVDGIDIREIPQADLRRYIGVILQESFLFAGDVKRNITLGDGYSLEEVKQAAKLVNIERFIEDLPSGYNTVLRERGTNLSGGQKQLLAFARVAIRNPHILVLDEATSSLDVATEALIQDALEQLLINRSAIIIAHRLSTIRNVDKILVLKRGELVESGSHDELLAAKGLYANLYKLQMLGT, from the coding sequence ATGACCATTGCTTCTCCGAATCCCAAAACCAAGAGTCAAAATCGAGAAAATGATTGGCGGTTATTTCTTAAACTTATTCCCTACACAAGAAAAAGCAGGGGAACTTTAGTAATTTGTTTAATCCTGCTAGTACCTTTAGCTATAGCGGGCTCAGTTCAGCCGCTAATTATTGGTCAAGCCATATCCTTAATGCGGGAAGAACCAACCTGGTTTTTTTTAAATGGAGTATCTCTTGCTCAAGGAATTAATCTCCTAGCAGGACTATTGCTATTAACTATATTAATCAGGTTAATGTTTGCTTCGGTTCAAGGTTACTTAGTGCAAAAAATTGGACAGGAAATTACTGCTGAAGTTAGACAAGATTTGTTTACCCATGTTACTTCCCTGGCTTCGAGCTTTTTTGACCGTACTCCTGTCGGCAAACTAATCACTCGTATTGCTAGTGATGTAGAAGCTTTAGGTAATGTCTTTGCCAGTGGTGCGATTGGGGTGGTTAGCGACTTTGTTTCCATTGTGGCGATCGTGGTGACGATTTACCTAGTGAACTGGAAACTAGCCTCGATTCTGGTCTTTATGTTGATTCCTGTTACGGCACTGATTATTTATTTCCAGCAGCAGTATCGTAAAGCTAACTACAAAGCTAGGGAAGAACTTTCTAAGCTCAATTCCATGCTGCAAGAAAATATTGCAGGAATTAATATCGTTCAGCTATTTCGTCGTGAAAAATACAATAGTGAGATGTATCGCTCGATTAATGAACGCTATCGCTTAGAAATTGACAAAACTATCTTTCACGATTCGGCAGTGTCGGCGACATTAGAGTGGATTGCCCTAGTGGCGATCGCAGCGGTTCTTTGGCTAGGAGGTATTTTAGTGCTGCAAGACAGTATGACTTATGGAGCATTGTCCGCGTTTATTCTCTATTCCCAAAGGTTATTTAATCCACTTCGTCAGTTTGCCGATAAGTTTACTATGTTTCAGTCTGGGTTTACGGCAATCGAGAGGATTACAGAACTATTGAGTGAACCAATCGAAATCAGAGACAAAGTCATTTCTGTAGCTGACGGTCATCGCAGTTTATTAACAGAGCAAGTAGATAACTCAGTAACGGCTAAGGCGCAAACTGGTGAAATTCGCTTTGAAGATGTTTGGTTTGGTTATAAACCCGATGAGTACGTGCTCAAAGCATTAGACTTTACAATTAATCCTGGGGAAAAAGTGGCATTAGTTGGTCCTACAGGTGCTGGAAAAAGCTCGATTATTCGTTTACTTTGCCGTCTTTATGAACCCAGCAAGGGCAGAATTTTGGTAGATGGTATTGATATCAGAGAAATTCCCCAGGCAGATTTACGTCGCTATATTGGCGTAATTTTACAAGAAAGTTTCTTGTTTGCGGGAGATGTTAAACGCAATATTACTCTAGGTGATGGTTATTCCCTCGAAGAAGTTAAACAGGCAGCTAAACTAGTTAATATTGAGCGCTTTATCGAAGATTTGCCCAGTGGTTACAATACAGTGTTGCGAGAAAGAGGGACAAACCTTTCCGGGGGACAAAAACAACTTTTGGCTTTTGCCCGAGTAGCTATTCGTAATCCCCATATTTTAGTTTTAGATGAAGCTACTTCTAGTTTGGATGTTGCCACTGAAGCATTAATTCAAGACGCTTTAGAACAGTTATTGATCAATCGCTCAGCAATTATTATTGCTCACCGTCTCTCTACTATCCGTAACGTAGATAAAATTTTGGTGCTTAAGCGTGGGGAATTAGTGGAATCTGGTAGTCATGATGAATTGCTGGCTGCTAAAGGACTCTATGCCAATTTATATAAATTACAAATGCTTGGTACTTGA
- a CDS encoding photosystem II protein Y, whose translation MDWRVLIVLAPLAIAAGWAIFNIGTAALAQVQKYFSNES comes from the coding sequence ATGGATTGGCGTGTATTGATAGTATTGGCTCCTTTAGCGATCGCCGCTGGTTGGGCTATATTTAATATTGGCACTGCTGCTTTAGCACAAGTGCAAAAATACTTTAGCAATGAAAGTTAA
- a CDS encoding glycosyltransferase: MKSPRVSIIISAYNAMKYLPATVNSVRQQTFSNFEVLIFNNGSIFNNGSSDHINKSFQCLRDLRFKLISYPSLRISETLNLGITKARGEYVAFLDADDLWHPRKLQKQVSCFDRYPEIGLVHSWLKLIDNWGNFTGRVLKNNLSGWVEPKILERNQISSPSVMIRRRCFDSVGLFDPQLRTAQYWDMWIRLSRRYPFMAIAEPLTYCRQYQDRISKNWLVMETSFQATIEKAYAVVPSERLYLKNLSYAYLSLHLAEKVLQSKNPDSVIAHNYCRQALEHSPHIGFSTEFLQLSLAVMMLHYLKSDRYKQLVLWIQTTRVFFQAIAKKGKFQIRSFWTWMMEEVEPLSFCYRRKIKHLKRLFTDSNY, from the coding sequence ATGAAATCACCAAGAGTTTCCATCATTATTTCTGCTTACAATGCAATGAAGTATTTGCCAGCTACGGTAAATAGTGTTCGGCAACAAACTTTTTCTAATTTTGAAGTCTTAATTTTTAATAATGGCAGTATTTTTAATAATGGCAGTTCCGACCATATCAATAAGTCGTTTCAATGTTTGAGAGATCTGCGTTTTAAGTTAATCTCTTATCCCTCTTTGAGAATTTCGGAAACTCTTAATTTAGGGATTACCAAAGCAAGAGGAGAGTATGTGGCTTTTTTAGATGCTGATGACTTATGGCATCCTCGTAAGCTGCAAAAACAGGTGTCTTGTTTTGACCGTTATCCTGAAATTGGCTTGGTACATTCTTGGTTAAAGTTAATTGATAACTGGGGCAACTTTACAGGTAGAGTCTTAAAAAATAATCTTTCTGGATGGGTGGAACCAAAAATTCTAGAACGCAACCAGATCAGCTCTCCGTCGGTGATGATTCGTCGTCGTTGTTTTGATTCTGTAGGATTGTTTGATCCACAGCTTCGGACTGCACAATATTGGGATATGTGGATTCGGCTTAGCCGTCGCTATCCATTTATGGCGATCGCTGAACCTTTAACTTATTGTCGACAATATCAAGACCGCATCAGTAAAAATTGGCTAGTGATGGAAACCAGTTTTCAGGCAACTATTGAAAAAGCCTATGCTGTTGTACCATCAGAGCGCCTTTACCTCAAAAATCTTAGTTACGCTTATCTCAGTCTTCATTTAGCTGAGAAAGTACTGCAAAGTAAAAACCCAGATTCAGTAATTGCCCATAATTATTGTCGTCAAGCTCTAGAACATTCACCCCATATCGGGTTCTCTACCGAATTTTTACAACTTAGTTTGGCAGTGATGATGCTGCACTACTTGAAAAGCGATCGCTATAAACAACTGGTGTTATGGATTCAGACTACTCGAGTTTTTTTTCAGGCGATCGCCAAGAAAGGCAAATTCCAGATCCGTAGTTTTTGGACTTGGATGATGGAGGAAGTAGAACCTCTCAGTTTTTGCTACCGCCGAAAAATCAAACATCTGAAAAGACTGTTCACTGACTCTAATTACTGA
- a CDS encoding VOC family protein: protein MLTGLNHLTLSVSCLEISFNFYTQTLGCKPLAKWKRGAYLLAGDFWLCLSLDANTKNKISSEYTHIAFSVSPESLNHYRQNIVRLNLKLWKENTSEGDSIYILDPDNHKLELHVGNWQTRLVATKQNPYEDMVFYDIPEVN, encoded by the coding sequence ATGCTAACAGGATTAAATCACCTTACTTTATCAGTTTCTTGTTTAGAAATATCCTTTAATTTTTATACTCAAACTTTAGGTTGTAAGCCTTTGGCTAAATGGAAACGAGGTGCGTATTTGTTAGCTGGTGATTTTTGGCTATGTCTTTCCTTAGATGCTAATACCAAGAATAAAATTTCTTCTGAATATACTCATATTGCTTTTAGCGTTTCTCCAGAATCCTTGAATCATTATCGTCAGAATATTGTTAGATTAAATCTCAAGCTATGGAAAGAAAATACTAGCGAAGGTGACTCTATCTATATTCTCGATCCCGACAATCATAAATTAGAACTTCATGTCGGTAACTGGCAAACTCGTCTCGTAGCAACTAAACAAAATCCCTACGAGGATATGGTGTTTTATGATATTCCAGAAGTAAATTGA
- a CDS encoding GNAT family N-acetyltransferase, producing the protein MDCSHIQFCADKLNLDFVQLQRLLAKTAFWARERNIDELQIAIANSNPVVTVWDKQRLIGFARATSDGIYRAAIWDVVIDPDYQGVGLGRKLVQTVLSHPLVSKVERVYLTTTHQQSFYERIGFERNETTTMVLHNSDSSEDLARRIKEQLPVTIDN; encoded by the coding sequence ATGGATTGTAGTCATATTCAGTTTTGTGCCGACAAATTAAACTTAGATTTCGTACAATTGCAACGCTTATTGGCGAAAACAGCTTTTTGGGCACGAGAACGAAATATTGATGAACTGCAAATTGCGATCGCTAATAGTAATCCTGTAGTAACTGTCTGGGATAAACAACGTCTGATTGGTTTTGCTAGGGCAACTTCAGACGGTATTTATCGTGCTGCTATTTGGGATGTAGTTATTGACCCCGATTATCAGGGAGTAGGTTTAGGACGAAAGCTAGTACAAACTGTTTTATCTCATCCTTTAGTGAGCAAAGTAGAGAGAGTCTACCTTACTACTACCCATCAACAAAGTTTTTATGAACGCATTGGTTTTGAGCGCAATGAAACCACAACCATGGTGTTGCATAACTCCGATTCAAGTGAAGATTTAGCCCGACGAATCAAAGAACAACTCCCCGTAACAATTGACAATTGA
- a CDS encoding glycosyltransferase, producing the protein MPKIVLIHPSAGVNWNGNSATFALELARRLDNYFEVELLSGAECGSFSRPIKSITRSDVSNLACHPIISAILHKWFAHPEVAVEHLTSFLPCVAYLLKHPADLIFPQNDYGGLFVANCVRAIKGTPILFTEHNSLLDNGKYLKRNLSLQPDRLIVLNPEVADYVRFLAPEQLLNVIPQGVNTEEFSPIGKAIPTGLSKPTVLCVAPLNRDGNQRIELTIKAVSRLPRASLLICGNGADRDYFQALGDRLLGADRFQIRFFAYAQMPQVYRSANVFTLASKEEPRGLAYLEAMACGLPVVATDDSVRRYLIGNGGITCNVNNLDAYTKSLQMAIDRHWHWQQKPRQNALRFSWQETTMLYRKAVLQTCSQPRLTARYARIT; encoded by the coding sequence TTGCCTAAAATTGTCTTAATTCATCCTAGCGCCGGAGTTAACTGGAACGGTAATTCGGCAACTTTTGCCCTCGAATTAGCTCGTCGTCTTGATAACTACTTTGAAGTAGAATTGCTCAGTGGGGCAGAATGTGGTTCTTTTAGTCGTCCGATTAAATCAATTACTCGCAGTGATGTGTCTAATTTAGCTTGCCACCCGATAATTTCTGCTATCTTACACAAGTGGTTTGCTCATCCCGAAGTCGCGGTCGAACACCTAACTAGTTTTTTACCCTGTGTAGCCTATCTGCTTAAACATCCAGCAGATTTAATTTTTCCGCAAAATGATTATGGCGGTTTATTCGTCGCTAATTGTGTTCGGGCAATTAAAGGTACTCCTATTCTGTTTACAGAACACAATAGCTTATTAGATAACGGCAAGTATTTAAAGCGCAATTTGTCACTCCAGCCAGATCGCTTGATTGTGCTTAACCCCGAAGTTGCTGACTATGTTCGTTTTCTGGCTCCTGAGCAATTGTTAAATGTTATTCCTCAAGGAGTAAATACAGAAGAATTTTCACCCATAGGTAAAGCTATCCCTACAGGTCTATCTAAACCAACTGTATTATGTGTTGCTCCTTTAAATCGTGATGGAAATCAAAGAATTGAACTAACTATTAAAGCTGTCTCTCGCTTACCCCGGGCTAGCCTCTTAATTTGTGGTAATGGCGCAGATCGTGATTATTTTCAAGCTTTAGGCGATCGCCTTTTAGGTGCAGATCGGTTTCAAATTAGATTCTTTGCCTATGCTCAAATGCCCCAAGTTTATCGTAGTGCTAATGTTTTTACTCTGGCATCCAAGGAAGAACCCCGGGGACTTGCCTATCTTGAGGCTATGGCTTGTGGTTTACCCGTTGTCGCTACTGATGACTCTGTTCGCCGTTATCTCATTGGCAATGGTGGCATTACCTGCAATGTTAATAATCTTGATGCCTATACTAAGTCTTTACAGATGGCGATAGACAGACATTGGCATTGGCAACAAAAACCTAGACAAAATGCTCTACGTTTCAGTTGGCAAGAAACTACAATGCTCTACCGCAAAGCAGTTTTACAAACTTGTTCACAACCACGCTTAACCGCTCGATATGCAAGGATTACATAG
- the fabG gene encoding 3-oxoacyl-[acyl-carrier-protein] reductase yields MELLPENLQHLKDKVAVITGASRGIGKAAALALASQGAKVVINYARSSEAAEATVQEITTAGGEAIALQADVSQSAEVDNLIKQTLDKFGRIDILVNNAGITKDTLLLRMKPEQWQAVIDLNLTGVFLCTKAVSKTMLKQRSGRIINIASVAGQMGNPGQANYSAAKAGVIGFTKTVAKELANRGVTVNAVAPGFIETDMTHDLKSDDIIKFIPLGRYGKPEEVAGTICFLAADPAAAYITGQVFNVDGGMVMA; encoded by the coding sequence ATGGAATTATTACCAGAAAATCTACAGCATCTAAAAGATAAAGTAGCAGTGATTACAGGTGCCTCCAGAGGAATTGGTAAAGCAGCAGCCTTAGCTTTAGCTAGTCAAGGGGCAAAAGTTGTAATTAACTATGCTCGTTCTAGTGAGGCAGCAGAAGCTACAGTACAGGAAATTACTACCGCAGGAGGAGAGGCGATCGCATTACAGGCAGATGTCTCTCAAAGTGCAGAGGTAGATAATTTAATTAAACAAACCCTCGATAAATTCGGACGCATTGATATTTTAGTGAACAATGCTGGTATTACCAAAGACACCTTATTACTGCGAATGAAACCCGAACAATGGCAAGCAGTAATTGACCTCAATCTGACTGGGGTTTTTTTATGTACCAAGGCTGTTAGTAAAACAATGCTAAAGCAACGCAGTGGCAGAATAATTAATATTGCCTCAGTTGCCGGACAAATGGGCAATCCTGGACAAGCCAACTACAGTGCAGCCAAGGCTGGAGTAATCGGCTTTACCAAAACTGTTGCCAAAGAATTAGCTAATCGTGGTGTAACTGTTAATGCTGTGGCACCGGGATTTATTGAGACTGATATGACTCATGACCTTAAATCAGATGACATTATCAAGTTCATTCCCCTTGGTCGTTATGGCAAGCCTGAGGAAGTTGCGGGAACAATCTGCTTCTTAGCTGCCGATCCCGCAGCAGCCTATATTACAGGTCAAGTATTCAACGTTGATGGCGGAATGGTAATGGCGTGA
- the trxA gene encoding thioredoxin: protein MAVKKQFSSFQDLLESTEIPVLVDFYATWCGPCQMMTPILEQVGANLRDRLQVVKIDTDKYPNIASKYQIEALPTLVLFKNGEPAERIEGVLQAPQLIQHLSTLV, encoded by the coding sequence ATGGCAGTTAAAAAGCAATTCTCCAGTTTTCAAGATTTGTTAGAAAGTACCGAAATCCCTGTTTTAGTTGATTTTTATGCAACCTGGTGTGGACCTTGTCAGATGATGACCCCAATTCTAGAGCAGGTAGGAGCTAATTTACGCGATCGCCTCCAAGTAGTCAAAATTGACACTGATAAGTATCCTAATATCGCTTCTAAGTATCAAATCGAAGCTTTACCAACCTTAGTCTTATTCAAAAATGGCGAGCCAGCCGAAAGAATTGAAGGTGTACTACAAGCACCACAGCTAATTCAACATTTGAGTACATTGGTTTGA